The Faecalibaculum rodentium genome segment ATTGCGGGGTTCATTTTCGGGGCGGGCTACAGCCTGCTTCTGACGGTGGCCACCTGCTGTCTGGAACCGTTTTTTACAGGAAACGCCACCTGGGTGGATGTGGTGATGAACATCATCAGCACGGTATCCTTTGTCTGCACTGCCGCTGTGCTGTACAAACGGTGGCACACCAAAACAGGCGCCATGAAGGCGCTGCTGGCAGGATCTGTCTGCCAGATCCTGGTCATGACAATCTGGAATTATGTGGTGGACCCGTTTTATTTTCATATGCCGCGTGCTGCTGTCGTACAGATGCTGCCGTGGATCGCACTGTTCAATGTCCTCAAGTGCGGACTGAACAGCGGCATCACACTGTTCATCTACAAGCCGGTGGTCACGGCCCTGCGAAGCCGGGGGCTCGCACCCGAGAGCCATCCGGGCACTTCGGACGGTCGAAGCTATGCCTATGCAGGCGGATTCGTGCTGCTCACGGCGCTGCTTGTCTGCCTGTGTGTGGCCGGACTTATCTGAGACACTGCCAAACCGGCAGCGCATCAGCCAACAGGAGGAATGACAAATGGAATTCGGTACAGCCGAAAAAATACTCTGGGAGAAGCTGGGGGACTGGAAAATCATGGCCCTTGCTTCCTGTGAAGATGACTATCCCATGGTCCGCAATATCAGCGCCATCATGTACGACGGGAAAATCTGGTTCAAGACCGACAGGAATTTCAGAAAAACACAGCAGCTGATTGCAAACCCCCGCGTGGCTCTTTGCTGGAACGGTGTGCAGATGGAAGGCCTGGCCGAGATCTGCGGCCTGGTGGTGGAAGAACCGGGTCGTGTGTTTGAGAAGAAATACCGGGAATACCTGTGGCAGAGCTACAACCGGTACTCTCATGAAGATACGGAAATCCTCGTATGTGTCGAACCGAGGTTCGTGGAAATCTGGGATGAGGATGAGGACCGGAATGCCTTTCAGATCTTCCTGGATTTCAACCAGGAGACAGCTGAGAAAAAAATGTACGATGTTGAAGAAGAGGGTTGAACCGCCCTCTTTTCTTATGCTATTATCTTTGAGCATTGCGTAGAAGTGCGAGGTTGCTGACCCACTGAAAAGCGTTGTCATGGTTGGGTTGGGGAATTCGCATGGAGCTATGTTTATCTGAGAATAAACGAAAGGAGCAAACCATGGCAAACAACACAATGAGAATCCGCTTGAAGGCGTACGAGCACCGTATCCTCGACGAATCGGCCAAGAAGATCGTCGACGCTGCTGAAAAGCACGGTGCCAAGAAGGTGATCGGGCCCGTACCCCTGCCGACAGAAAAGCAGGTGGTCACGATCCTGCGCGCTGTCCACAAATACAAGGACAGCCGCGAGCAGTTCGAGATGCGTACGCACAAGCGTTTGATTGAGATCGTTGCGCCGAACAAGGAAACAATCGATTCTTTACAGCGATTAGAACTTCCCAGCGGTGTTGACATCGAGATTAAACTTTAATGGAGGTGTCAGAAATGAAAGGACTTTTAGGAAGAAAACTGGGCATGACGCAGGTTTTCACAGAAGACGGAACGCTCATTCCGGTGACTGTGATCGAGGCGTCCCCCAACGTGGTTCTGCAGCTGAAAACTGCTGAGACAGACGGATACGAAGCCGTACAGCTGGGCTTCGAAGACGTGAAGGAACAGCGCGCGACCAAAGGCGAAAAAGGACACTGCGCCAAAGCCGGCACAGGTCCCAAGCGTTTCGTGCGCGAGGTCCGCGATGCGGACATGGATGTCAAAGTCGGCGACACAGTCGGCGTGGACATCTTTGCCCCGGGTGAAACGGTGGATGTCATCGGCACCAGCAAGGGCAAAGGCTACCAGGGCACCATTTACCGGAACAACGCACATCAGGGACCGAAGACACACGGTGGATCCAAGAACATCCGCCACATCGGGTCTCTGGCAACCAACGGTATCACCTCCCGTCAGGGACGCATCATGAAGGGTACTGCGATGCCCGGTCATGAAGGCCACCTGCGTGTCACTGCGCAGAACCTGACGGTCATCAAGGTAGATCCCGAAAACAATTACGTGCTGATCAAGGGCAATGTCCCGGGACCGAAAAAGGGCATGGTCATGATCCGCACTGCAAAGACCAGCAAGGGCGACAAGGAACCTGTTGTGCTGGTTGACTACAGCAAGGAGGTCCAGGAATAATGGCTCAGATCGATGTGATCAACCGCAAGGGCGAAGTGGTCGGCTCCATTGAGCTCAACGACGCCGTATTCGCGATCGAACCGAACCAGCAGGCGCTGTTCGATGCGATCATCATGCAGCAGGCCGGCAAGCGCCAGGGCACTGCAGCAACCAAGGGACGCAGCCAGGTTTCCGGCGGCGGACGCAAGCCCTATCGCCAGAAAGGCACAGGCCGCGCCCGTCAGGGTTCCATCCGTGCTCCGCAGTATCGTGGCGGCGGAACGGTGTTCGGTGCAACGCCCCGTGACTACTCCTACAAAATCAACAAGAAGGTACGCCGCCTGGCCCTGAAGTCCGCTCTCTCCGAGAAGCTGGCCGAAGAGGCATTCGGCGTGATGGACAACCTGGTGATGGATGCCCCGAAAACCAAGGATTTCAAGGCAATCGTGGAAGCCATCCAGGCTCCGAAGAAAACGCTGTTCATTGTTGGAATGGAAGAGGATACAGACAACGCCTACATGTCCAGCCGCAACCTGCCGGGCATTTCCATGATGAACTCCAACGGCATCAACGTCTACGATCTGGTCAATGCCAACAGGATCGTGCTGACGGAAGCCGCCGTCAAAGAAATTGAGGAGGCTCTGGCATAATGAAGGACTACAGAGACATCATCCTGCGCCCGGTCATCACCGAAAAGTCGATGAAGCTGATGGCGGATGACAACAAAGTAACGTTCAAGGTGGCACCCACTGCCAACAAGATCGAAGTCAGGAATGCGGTGGAAAAGCTCTTCAATGTGAAGGTGACCAACGTGAACATCCTGAACACAGCTGACAAGAAGAAGCGCGTCGGACGCCACACAGGTGTTGTCCGCGGTTTCAAGAAAGCAGTCGTGACTCTGGCCGAAGGCAGCAGCATCAATCTGTTCGGCGAAGAGTAAAACAGGGAGAAGACGCTATTTCCTGTATAAACATTGCGTAACAGGAGGAACCAAAGGCCATGCCTATCAAGAAATATAAACCTACCACTCCCGGCCGCCGTGGAATGACGACTCTGACGAAGGAAGAGATCACCAAGTCCA includes the following:
- the rplC gene encoding 50S ribosomal protein L3, giving the protein MKGLLGRKLGMTQVFTEDGTLIPVTVIEASPNVVLQLKTAETDGYEAVQLGFEDVKEQRATKGEKGHCAKAGTGPKRFVREVRDADMDVKVGDTVGVDIFAPGETVDVIGTSKGKGYQGTIYRNNAHQGPKTHGGSKNIRHIGSLATNGITSRQGRIMKGTAMPGHEGHLRVTAQNLTVIKVDPENNYVLIKGNVPGPKKGMVMIRTAKTSKGDKEPVVLVDYSKEVQE
- the rpsJ gene encoding 30S ribosomal protein S10 produces the protein MANNTMRIRLKAYEHRILDESAKKIVDAAEKHGAKKVIGPVPLPTEKQVVTILRAVHKYKDSREQFEMRTHKRLIEIVAPNKETIDSLQRLELPSGVDIEIKL
- a CDS encoding ECF transporter S component; its protein translation is MKNLSTKKIALAGMIIALCMAVTLLIRLPLVPAVPFLKFDGKDTILAIAGFIFGAGYSLLLTVATCCLEPFFTGNATWVDVVMNIISTVSFVCTAAVLYKRWHTKTGAMKALLAGSVCQILVMTIWNYVVDPFYFHMPRAAVVQMLPWIALFNVLKCGLNSGITLFIYKPVVTALRSRGLAPESHPGTSDGRSYAYAGGFVLLTALLVCLCVAGLI
- the rplW gene encoding 50S ribosomal protein L23 is translated as MKDYRDIILRPVITEKSMKLMADDNKVTFKVAPTANKIEVRNAVEKLFNVKVTNVNILNTADKKKRVGRHTGVVRGFKKAVVTLAEGSSINLFGEE
- the rplD gene encoding 50S ribosomal protein L4, producing MAQIDVINRKGEVVGSIELNDAVFAIEPNQQALFDAIIMQQAGKRQGTAATKGRSQVSGGGRKPYRQKGTGRARQGSIRAPQYRGGGTVFGATPRDYSYKINKKVRRLALKSALSEKLAEEAFGVMDNLVMDAPKTKDFKAIVEAIQAPKKTLFIVGMEEDTDNAYMSSRNLPGISMMNSNGINVYDLVNANRIVLTEAAVKEIEEALA
- a CDS encoding pyridoxamine 5'-phosphate oxidase family protein, translating into MEFGTAEKILWEKLGDWKIMALASCEDDYPMVRNISAIMYDGKIWFKTDRNFRKTQQLIANPRVALCWNGVQMEGLAEICGLVVEEPGRVFEKKYREYLWQSYNRYSHEDTEILVCVEPRFVEIWDEDEDRNAFQIFLDFNQETAEKKMYDVEEEG